The Pseudomonas extremaustralis genome contains a region encoding:
- a CDS encoding outer membrane protein transport protein — protein MNNKKQHVQVLLGLALMGGMMVTAPVKAGGFSTPTYGAPGWGRAFAGGSLFKNDPSSAYNNPAAMAFIDHNIAQFTIDYARIKMKFKGNAYDYQGNPVSDIPIGDDGFPNVGAAAVNNNNGGQGGFTAWLPTGFMVMPIGDRFAFGLSQVVPQGMRSTWDEDSKFRDFAVDTNIETVGLTGSLSFKVNDQFSIGGGLIVQHSRGFVSQNINLFASASQSTAPELSGVQLPPGVGTSLIRVKVDNISTGWFTGVTWKPTDQDTLGLNYHAKIKNKMTGKYNIYADAYNTALLTSPSPVGGNGTLVEVAYPGLKLFPNGAHASTQLDIPATAGFDWVHQFNDRFTLGASVAWTQWSSFKDLTLKSSGTTIVSIPYNYKDSWMYSLGGDFRATDELTLRAGVAIDQTPTRNSTRDPRIPDGDRTFLSLGAGYDVKAIKGLSFDVAYSHQFVQEVKLKTKNVDRLGAATLDGKAESSGDVVSLSATYAF, from the coding sequence ATGAATAATAAAAAACAACACGTGCAGGTTTTGCTGGGGCTGGCGCTGATGGGTGGCATGATGGTCACGGCCCCCGTAAAGGCCGGTGGCTTCTCCACACCGACCTACGGTGCACCAGGTTGGGGGAGGGCGTTTGCCGGTGGTTCGCTGTTCAAGAACGATCCAAGTTCAGCCTACAACAACCCGGCTGCCATGGCGTTCATCGACCATAACATTGCGCAGTTCACAATCGATTACGCGCGTATCAAGATGAAATTCAAGGGTAATGCCTATGACTATCAGGGCAACCCCGTCTCCGATATTCCCATTGGCGATGACGGTTTCCCCAATGTCGGCGCGGCAGCGGTGAACAATAATAACGGGGGGCAGGGTGGCTTTACTGCCTGGTTGCCGACCGGATTCATGGTGATGCCGATTGGTGATCGCTTCGCCTTCGGTTTGAGCCAGGTGGTGCCGCAGGGCATGCGTTCAACCTGGGACGAAGATTCCAAATTTCGTGATTTTGCGGTAGACACCAATATCGAAACCGTTGGTCTGACCGGTTCGCTTTCGTTCAAGGTCAATGATCAGTTTTCCATCGGGGGTGGGCTGATCGTCCAGCACAGCAGGGGGTTCGTGAGCCAGAACATTAACTTGTTCGCCTCGGCGTCTCAGTCCACGGCTCCGGAATTGAGTGGTGTTCAGCTACCCCCAGGCGTTGGGACATCACTGATACGGGTCAAGGTCGACAATATTTCGACCGGCTGGTTTACCGGTGTGACTTGGAAACCCACTGACCAGGACACCTTGGGGCTCAATTATCACGCCAAGATCAAGAATAAAATGACGGGCAAGTACAACATTTATGCTGACGCGTACAACACTGCGTTGTTGACTTCCCCAAGTCCGGTAGGGGGAAATGGCACCCTGGTTGAAGTCGCCTATCCCGGCCTGAAACTGTTCCCCAATGGCGCCCATGCCAGCACTCAACTGGATATTCCGGCCACGGCAGGCTTTGACTGGGTCCACCAGTTCAATGACCGATTCACCCTGGGTGCAAGCGTGGCCTGGACTCAATGGTCATCGTTCAAGGACCTGACGCTCAAGTCCAGCGGTACGACGATCGTCTCCATCCCCTACAACTACAAAGACTCCTGGATGTACTCCCTCGGCGGCGATTTCCGCGCCACCGATGAATTGACCCTGCGTGCCGGTGTGGCCATTGACCAGACGCCAACCCGAAATTCGACCCGTGACCCTCGGATTCCGGATGGCGACCGCACCTTCCTGTCATTGGGGGCTGGGTATGATGTGAAAGCGATCAAGGGCTTGAGTTTCGACGTTGCTTACTCTCATCAGTTCGTGCAGGAAGTGAAACTGAAAACCAAGAACGTCGATCGCCTCGGTGCTGCGACCCTCGATGGGAAAGCTGAGTCGTCGGGTGATGTAGTCAGTCTCTCGGCCACCTACGCGTTCTGA
- a CDS encoding acyl-CoA dehydrogenase, whose product MLIWLLVGFAAAITLAYRQAAATLWLGAGLIWLTVGYLLNGVAGFGATVAALLVVLPALLMTIKPLRRTLLTNKALSLFRTIMPAMSDTERAAIESGTVWWDAELFSGKPDWQRLLQAAPARLSAEEQAFLDNEVETLCDIANDWETTQIWQDMSPEGWQFTKDTGFLGMIIPKQYGGKGFSHYAHSQVVMKLSTRCSAAAISVMVPNSLGPAELLLHYGTDAQRDYYLPRLARGEDIPCFALTSPYAGSDAGAIPDVGIVCTGMHEGEEVLGFRVTWDKRYITLGPIATVLGLAFRAEDPDGLLGAPGTLGITCALIPTSHPGVNSGRRHWPLNAVFQNGPTTGKDVFIPLEWVIGGREQVGNGWRMLMECLAAGRAISLPSANVGLGKVAVRGTTAYAAMRKQFGLPIGKFEGVQAPLARMAGHLYACDAVRKVSVASLDAGEKPSVISAIAKYHVTERARIIVNDGMDIVAGKGICMGPNNFLARAYQQSPIAITVEGANIMTRCLIIFGQGLIRCHPYVFREMEAARNPDRRKALEDFDTAMFGHVSFVLANTVRAAVHSLTGARLISVPAKTEPALASYYRQANRLSVVLALISDISMGVLGGALKRKESITGRLGDILSQLYILSCVLKRFEDDGRPQADLPLVHWAAQDALLRAHEALAEVLDNYPSKAAAAVLRALSFPFGIAMHKPSDRLLAEVAEAVQTPGETRDRLLADSYIPSPEIDKLAYGELGLRLLPQVAVIEARLKPATQQGLLEPMPISASAFGAWRVKARALDLISDDEVALLARYVEYADHAIQVDDFPQDFGLLEALQQRQQALERTAKRRSPQGENVT is encoded by the coding sequence ATGCTTATCTGGTTATTGGTGGGTTTCGCAGCCGCGATAACCCTGGCGTATCGACAAGCGGCCGCCACCTTGTGGTTGGGCGCTGGCCTGATCTGGTTGACAGTGGGTTACCTGTTGAATGGGGTCGCCGGGTTCGGCGCCACGGTCGCGGCGCTGTTGGTGGTGCTGCCGGCGCTGTTGATGACGATCAAACCGCTGCGCCGCACGCTGTTGACCAACAAGGCTCTGAGCCTGTTTCGCACGATCATGCCCGCGATGTCCGACACCGAGCGCGCGGCCATCGAGTCCGGCACCGTGTGGTGGGACGCCGAGTTGTTCAGCGGCAAGCCCGACTGGCAGCGCTTGCTGCAAGCCGCACCGGCGCGGCTGAGCGCCGAGGAGCAGGCGTTCCTCGACAATGAAGTGGAAACCCTGTGCGACATCGCCAACGACTGGGAAACCACCCAAATCTGGCAGGACATGTCGCCCGAGGGCTGGCAGTTCACCAAGGACACCGGGTTTCTCGGCATGATCATTCCCAAGCAATACGGCGGCAAAGGGTTCTCCCACTACGCCCATTCCCAGGTGGTGATGAAGCTGTCGACCCGCTGCTCGGCGGCGGCGATTTCGGTGATGGTCCCCAATTCCCTCGGCCCGGCGGAGTTGCTGCTGCATTACGGCACCGACGCCCAACGTGACTATTACCTGCCACGTCTGGCCCGAGGCGAGGACATTCCGTGCTTCGCCCTGACCAGCCCGTATGCCGGCTCCGATGCCGGCGCGATCCCGGACGTGGGCATCGTCTGCACAGGAATGCACGAAGGCGAGGAGGTGCTGGGCTTTCGCGTGACCTGGGACAAGCGCTATATCACCCTCGGCCCGATCGCCACGGTACTCGGCCTGGCATTTCGCGCCGAAGACCCGGACGGCTTGCTCGGCGCGCCCGGCACGCTGGGCATTACCTGCGCGCTGATTCCCACGTCCCATCCTGGTGTGAACAGCGGTCGGCGTCACTGGCCGCTCAATGCGGTGTTCCAGAACGGCCCGACCACCGGCAAGGATGTGTTCATCCCGCTGGAATGGGTGATTGGCGGCCGCGAACAAGTTGGCAATGGCTGGCGCATGTTGATGGAATGCCTGGCGGCGGGCCGCGCGATTTCCTTGCCGTCGGCCAACGTCGGCCTGGGCAAAGTCGCGGTGCGCGGCACCACCGCCTATGCGGCGATGCGTAAGCAGTTCGGCCTGCCGATCGGCAAGTTCGAAGGCGTGCAGGCCCCGCTGGCGCGCATGGCCGGGCATTTGTATGCCTGCGATGCGGTACGCAAGGTTTCGGTGGCCTCCCTGGATGCGGGGGAGAAACCTTCGGTGATCTCGGCCATCGCCAAATACCACGTCACCGAGCGGGCGCGGATCATCGTCAACGACGGCATGGACATCGTCGCCGGCAAGGGCATTTGCATGGGCCCGAACAACTTCCTCGCCCGCGCCTACCAGCAAAGCCCCATCGCCATCACGGTGGAAGGCGCGAACATCATGACGCGCTGCCTGATCATCTTTGGCCAGGGCCTGATCCGCTGCCATCCCTATGTGTTCCGTGAGATGGAAGCGGCGCGCAATCCGGATCGGCGCAAGGCCCTGGAAGACTTCGACACGGCGATGTTCGGGCATGTGAGCTTTGTATTGGCCAATACCGTGCGTGCCGCAGTGCATTCGCTGACAGGCGCAAGGCTGATTTCGGTACCGGCCAAGACCGAACCGGCGCTGGCGTCCTACTATCGCCAGGCCAATCGGCTGTCGGTGGTGCTCGCACTGATCTCGGACATTTCCATGGGCGTGCTGGGCGGTGCCCTCAAGCGCAAGGAAAGTATCACCGGGCGTTTGGGCGACATTCTCTCGCAGTTGTACATCCTCTCCTGCGTGCTCAAGCGCTTCGAGGACGACGGCCGGCCCCAGGCGGATCTGCCGTTGGTGCACTGGGCGGCCCAGGATGCGTTGCTGCGCGCCCATGAAGCCCTTGCCGAAGTGCTCGATAACTACCCATCGAAAGCGGCGGCGGCGGTGCTGCGGGCTTTGAGTTTTCCGTTCGGCATTGCGATGCACAAACCGTCCGATCGCTTGCTGGCGGAAGTGGCCGAGGCGGTGCAGACCCCCGGCGAAACCCGCGACCGCTTGCTGGCCGATTCCTATATTCCAAGCCCGGAAATCGACAAGTTGGCCTATGGCGAATTGGGCTTGCGCCTGTTGCCGCAGGTGGCGGTGATCGAGGCCCGGCTCAAGCCCGCCACCCAACAAGGCCTGCTCGAGCCGATGCCGATCTCTGCCAGTGCCTTTGGTGCCTGGCGCGTCAAGGCCCGGGCACTGGACTTGATCAGCGACGACGAAGTCGCCTTGCTGGCGCGCTACGTGGAATACGCCGACCACGCCATCCAGGTCGACGACTTCCCGCAGGACTTCGGTTTGCTGGAGGCGTTGCAGCAACGCCAGCAGGCGCTGGAGCGCACGGCCAAGCGCCGCAGCCCCCAAGGCGAAAACGTAACCTGA
- a CDS encoding 3-oxoacyl-ACP reductase, translated as MSDRYLSFVNSAWGRRLAQAIGLPQPLPLQRHRSGQAGLANPVIVAGAGRLVAPVQRLFSATDTVSATPATVKAPSTLKVQGAVFDASGMTDLPQLDALYEFFHANARRLAQHARVVVLGTAPEHCAGLPQAIVQRALEGLVRSLAKELRRAITVQLIYVAPGAEDALDSSLRFFLSRRSAYVSGQVVRLEPPVDGAVAVNWDKPFAGRRALVTGASRGIGLAIAQVLARDGAHVVCVDVPQAEASLQQAAASVGGSALPLDITAVDAAAQLQAHVSQHGAFDVVVHNAGITRDKTIAKMSETAWRSVLAVNLEAPLHLSTALLDSHGLNPGGRIVCVSSISGIAGNLGQSNYATSKAGVIGLVQGLAARAAARQVTVNAVAPGFIETQMTAHIPLMIREAGRRMNSLSQGGQPIDVAETIAWLAHPASGAVNGQVVRVCGQSLLGA; from the coding sequence ATGAGTGATCGCTACCTTTCGTTCGTCAATTCCGCCTGGGGCCGTCGTCTGGCGCAGGCCATCGGTCTGCCGCAACCGTTGCCGTTGCAGCGCCATCGCAGCGGCCAAGCCGGCCTGGCCAACCCGGTGATCGTCGCCGGGGCAGGGCGCCTGGTCGCGCCGGTGCAGCGGCTCTTCAGCGCCACCGACACGGTCAGCGCCACCCCGGCGACCGTCAAGGCGCCGTCCACGCTCAAGGTGCAGGGCGCGGTGTTCGATGCCAGCGGCATGACCGATCTGCCACAGCTGGACGCGCTGTACGAATTCTTCCACGCCAATGCCAGACGCCTGGCCCAGCATGCCCGCGTGGTGGTACTGGGCACCGCACCGGAACACTGCGCCGGCTTGCCCCAGGCCATCGTCCAGCGCGCTCTCGAAGGCCTGGTGCGTTCCCTGGCCAAGGAGCTGCGCCGGGCGATCACCGTGCAGTTGATCTACGTGGCGCCCGGTGCCGAAGACGCGCTGGACAGCAGCCTGCGTTTCTTCCTGTCACGCCGTTCGGCCTATGTGTCTGGGCAAGTGGTGCGCCTGGAGCCCCCGGTGGACGGGGCCGTTGCGGTTAACTGGGACAAACCCTTCGCCGGCCGCCGCGCACTGGTCACCGGCGCCTCCCGTGGTATCGGCCTGGCCATCGCCCAAGTGCTGGCGCGGGACGGTGCCCATGTGGTGTGCGTGGACGTGCCCCAGGCCGAGGCATCGTTGCAGCAGGCGGCCGCCAGTGTCGGCGGTTCGGCGCTGCCGCTGGATATCACCGCCGTGGACGCCGCCGCACAGTTGCAGGCCCACGTCAGCCAACACGGCGCCTTCGACGTGGTGGTGCACAACGCCGGGATCACCCGCGACAAAACCATCGCCAAGATGAGCGAAACGGCCTGGCGCAGTGTGCTGGCGGTCAACCTCGAAGCGCCGTTGCACCTGAGCACGGCCTTGCTCGACAGCCACGGCTTGAACCCCGGCGGGCGCATCGTTTGTGTGTCGTCGATTTCCGGCATCGCCGGCAACCTCGGGCAAAGCAACTACGCCACCTCCAAGGCCGGGGTGATTGGTCTGGTGCAAGGCCTGGCAGCAAGGGCGGCGGCCCGGCAGGTCACGGTGAATGCGGTGGCGCCAGGGTTTATCGAGACCCAAATGACCGCACACATCCCGCTGATGATTCGCGAAGCGGGGCGGCGCATGAATTCGTTGTCCCAGGGTGGCCAGCCGATCGACGTGGCCGAGACCATCGCGTGGCTGGCGCACCCGGCGTCGGGCGCGGTCAACGGTCAAGTCGTACGGGTGTGCGGGCAAAGCCTGCTGGGAGCCTGA
- a CDS encoding MaoC/PaaZ C-terminal domain-containing protein, translating to MDYVTQIIDPPPSRTRLLLDGLRALRKPALDGAPVLPRQRLVRSAVELSTAGIAAYGRACGFRREQGVPLSYPHVLAFPLHLMLLTHPSFPYPASGMVHLANRIRQHQRLHEGQALRLEVYAERWVAHAKGQALSIATRAYSGGALVWESDSLYLRRDVHDPVGEPWDDALALQDEDLLRTQRWALPADLGRRFARVSGDFNPIHTSVLGARLFGFRRAIAHGMWTLGRALAAQQPPGGVDQAQAHCDFKLPILLPAQVALWSHPVTGPRREFEVRNLAGDQPHMRGLFIWNESFQ from the coding sequence ATGGACTACGTGACGCAGATCATCGACCCACCGCCCTCGCGCACACGCCTGCTGCTGGACGGCCTGCGCGCCCTGCGCAAACCTGCGCTCGATGGCGCGCCGGTGTTGCCTCGCCAGCGTCTGGTGCGTTCCGCCGTGGAGCTGTCGACCGCCGGCATCGCCGCCTATGGTCGTGCCTGCGGGTTCCGGCGAGAGCAGGGCGTGCCGCTGTCCTATCCCCACGTGCTGGCGTTCCCGTTGCACCTGATGCTGCTGACCCACCCCAGTTTCCCGTACCCGGCCAGCGGCATGGTGCACCTGGCCAATCGCATCCGGCAGCACCAGCGCCTGCACGAAGGCCAGGCGTTGCGCCTGGAGGTGTATGCCGAGCGCTGGGTCGCCCATGCCAAGGGCCAGGCGCTCAGCATCGCCACCCGCGCTTACAGTGGCGGCGCCCTGGTGTGGGAAAGCGACAGCCTGTACCTGCGCCGTGACGTCCACGACCCGGTCGGCGAACCTTGGGACGATGCGCTGGCATTGCAGGACGAGGACCTGTTGCGCACCCAGCGCTGGGCGCTGCCCGCCGACCTGGGCCGGCGCTTTGCCAGGGTCTCGGGGGATTTCAACCCGATCCACACCTCGGTGCTCGGCGCCCGGCTCTTCGGTTTTCGCCGCGCCATCGCCCATGGCATGTGGACCCTGGGCCGCGCACTGGCCGCCCAACAACCCCCCGGCGGAGTGGACCAGGCCCAGGCCCATTGCGACTTCAAGCTGCCGATTTTACTGCCCGCTCAGGTCGCCCTGTGGAGCCACCCCGTGACCGGCCCGCGCCGCGAGTTCGAAGTGCGCAACCTGGCCGGCGACCAACCTCATATGCGCGGGCTATTTATCTGGAACGAGAGCTTTCAATGA
- a CDS encoding acetyl-CoA C-acetyltransferase, whose protein sequence is MSDYSFNPAPTRRVAIIGGNRIAFARSNTAYAHDSNQDLLVAALQGLIDRYNLHGQRLGEFAAGAVIKHSRDFNLARESLLSTTLSAQTPAYDLQQACGTGLEAALLVANKIALGQIEVGIAGGADTTSDAPIGLNESLRHTLLAANRAKSTGDKLKALLKVRPSMFFKPLLPRNGEPRTGLSMGEHCEEMAKRWQISRLAQDELTLTSHQRLDAAYARGFFDDLVSPYRGLARDNNLRADTSLVKLAGLAPAYDRQHGTLTAGNSTPLTDGASVVLLASEAWAQEHGWPVLAYLRTGETAAVNFVDGTEGLLMAPAYAVPRMLKREGLSLADFDFFEIHEAFAAQVLCTLKAWEDADYCRERLGLDAPLGAIDRARMNVNGGSLGSGHPFAATGGRQLATLAKTLHENGGGRGLISICAAGGLGITAIVEK, encoded by the coding sequence ATGAGTGACTACAGTTTCAACCCGGCCCCGACCCGCCGCGTAGCGATCATCGGTGGCAACCGCATTGCGTTTGCCCGTTCCAACACGGCGTACGCCCATGACAGCAACCAGGATCTGCTGGTGGCCGCCCTGCAAGGCCTGATCGACCGCTACAACCTGCACGGCCAGCGCCTGGGGGAGTTTGCCGCGGGCGCGGTGATCAAGCATTCGCGGGATTTCAACCTGGCGCGCGAGTCGCTGCTGTCCACCACGCTGTCCGCGCAAACCCCGGCCTACGACCTGCAACAAGCCTGCGGTACCGGCCTGGAAGCAGCGTTGCTGGTGGCGAATAAAATCGCTCTCGGCCAGATCGAAGTGGGCATTGCCGGCGGTGCCGACACCACCTCCGACGCGCCCATCGGCCTCAACGAATCCCTACGCCACACCTTGCTCGCCGCCAACCGCGCCAAGTCCACGGGCGACAAGCTCAAGGCGCTGCTGAAGGTGCGCCCGTCGATGTTCTTCAAGCCACTGCTGCCGCGCAACGGCGAACCGCGCACCGGCTTGTCCATGGGCGAGCACTGCGAAGAAATGGCCAAGCGCTGGCAAATCAGCCGGCTGGCCCAGGATGAATTGACCCTCACCAGTCACCAGCGTCTGGATGCGGCCTACGCACGCGGTTTCTTCGATGACCTGGTCAGCCCTTATCGCGGCCTGGCCCGTGACAACAACCTGCGCGCTGACACAAGCCTGGTGAAACTCGCCGGTCTGGCGCCAGCCTATGACCGCCAGCACGGCACGCTCACGGCAGGCAACTCCACGCCACTGACCGACGGCGCCTCGGTGGTGCTGCTGGCCAGTGAGGCCTGGGCACAGGAACACGGCTGGCCGGTGCTGGCCTACCTGCGTACCGGCGAAACGGCGGCGGTGAATTTTGTCGACGGCACCGAAGGCTTGCTGATGGCCCCGGCCTACGCCGTGCCGCGCATGCTCAAACGCGAAGGGTTGAGCCTGGCCGACTTCGATTTCTTCGAGATCCACGAAGCCTTCGCCGCCCAGGTGCTGTGCACGCTCAAGGCCTGGGAAGACGCCGATTACTGCCGCGAGCGCCTGGGCCTGGACGCGCCGCTGGGGGCCATCGACCGTGCCAGGATGAACGTCAACGGCGGCTCCCTCGGCAGCGGTCATCCGTTCGCCGCCACCGGTGGCCGGCAATTGGCGACGCTGGCCAAGACCCTCCACGAGAACGGCGGCGGGCGCGGCCTGATCTCCATCTGCGCGGCGGGCGGGCTGGGCATTACCGCCATCGTCGAAAAATAG
- a CDS encoding IS110 family RNA-guided transposase, with product MKKHTTINQSLSADVSTCMNVAVDLAKKVFQVAGEDALGQVIFEDRIKSREAFQAFLQKLPASVTVLVETGPGAQAWARLLQAQGNPVCILPAQHVANHRSGPKNDRNDALAILRAGRDCTISAVPVKSAAAMAMQALHRARQGYIRRRTAVGNQMRGLLLEQGVSMAQGETAISQRVPRILEDATQPLPDLLRELIAELLGEWDQLGERVNVLTGRLETAAKQNETAKRLMTVRGVGPIIATALPAKQTEPERFANARQFAAYFGLVPSQHSSGEKIRLGKMSKQGDAYLRSLAIQGAHAVLRQVRPDSEQPDDQRLQRWISRLGRKEAAVRLANRNLRILWRLLQNDQTYRRQPGNSQEATMSH from the coding sequence ATGAAAAAGCATACGACGATCAACCAGTCTTTGTCAGCCGATGTATCTACCTGCATGAACGTTGCGGTAGATCTTGCCAAAAAGGTCTTTCAGGTGGCCGGTGAGGATGCGCTCGGACAGGTGATATTCGAGGATCGGATCAAGTCACGTGAAGCCTTCCAGGCCTTTCTTCAGAAGCTTCCAGCAAGCGTGACGGTGCTGGTGGAAACCGGGCCAGGCGCTCAAGCATGGGCGCGGTTGCTGCAAGCGCAGGGCAATCCCGTGTGCATCCTGCCCGCTCAGCATGTTGCCAATCATCGCAGCGGCCCGAAAAACGATCGCAATGATGCATTGGCGATCCTGCGTGCAGGCCGCGATTGCACGATATCAGCGGTACCGGTCAAGAGCGCAGCGGCGATGGCGATGCAAGCACTGCACCGGGCCCGGCAGGGGTACATTCGGCGACGTACGGCGGTCGGTAATCAGATGCGTGGCTTGTTGCTGGAGCAAGGGGTCTCTATGGCGCAGGGCGAAACAGCCATCAGCCAACGTGTCCCTCGAATACTGGAAGATGCTACTCAGCCATTACCCGATTTGCTGCGTGAACTGATCGCCGAGCTGCTAGGAGAATGGGATCAATTGGGCGAACGCGTGAACGTGTTGACTGGTCGGCTCGAAACAGCGGCCAAGCAGAACGAGACCGCCAAGCGGCTGATGACGGTACGCGGAGTGGGGCCGATCATTGCCACAGCGCTACCGGCCAAGCAAACCGAGCCTGAACGCTTCGCCAATGCTCGACAGTTCGCCGCCTACTTCGGGTTGGTACCCAGCCAACACAGTAGTGGCGAGAAGATCCGGTTGGGCAAGATGAGCAAACAGGGTGATGCTTACTTGCGCAGCTTGGCGATCCAAGGTGCCCACGCAGTTCTAAGACAGGTACGACCGGATTCAGAGCAGCCGGACGACCAGCGTCTACAGCGCTGGATATCCCGCCTGGGACGCAAGGAGGCGGCGGTGCGTTTGGCCAACCGCAACCTGCGCATCCTCTGGCGGCTCCTTCAAAATGACCAGACTTATCGTCGCCAACCAGGCAATAGCCAGGAGGCTACGATGAGTCACTGA
- a CDS encoding Gfo/Idh/MocA family protein — protein MRELGIGLIGTGFMGRAHALAFNNARAVFELPFTLKLAALADADTERARRCATAWGFAQAHGDWQALINDPTVDVVAITTPNHLHYPMAMAAIAAGKAVYCEKPLAVSLEQADTMRRAAAAAGVVTRVGYNYQHNPMIGLARQLIAGGELGELISFQGEFSEDFMADPASPWSWRCEVNHAGGALADLGSHLLSMARHLMGDVLSVCADTQTVHAQRPVSQGSAERTAIAVDDQVHALLRFANGARGTVSSSWLKHGYKNHLSFVISGTQGTLAFDQERLNELRLCRAGQDGFQRLLAGPALPGYAAFSPAAGHQLGYNELKTLEVQELIMAVAGQGADGSDFEAAWEVEQLATAIRLAAREERWVKPQDL, from the coding sequence ATGCGTGAACTCGGAATCGGCTTGATCGGCACAGGCTTCATGGGCCGCGCCCATGCACTGGCGTTTAACAACGCCCGCGCGGTATTCGAACTGCCCTTCACCCTCAAGCTGGCCGCCCTGGCCGATGCCGACACCGAACGCGCCAGGCGTTGCGCGACTGCCTGGGGGTTCGCCCAGGCCCATGGCGACTGGCAGGCGCTGATCAACGACCCCACGGTGGATGTCGTGGCCATTACCACTCCGAACCATTTGCACTACCCCATGGCCATGGCCGCAATCGCGGCGGGCAAGGCGGTGTATTGCGAAAAACCCCTGGCGGTCAGCCTCGAACAGGCCGACACCATGCGCCGCGCCGCCGCTGCGGCCGGCGTGGTCACGCGGGTCGGCTACAACTATCAGCACAACCCGATGATCGGCCTGGCGCGGCAATTGATCGCCGGGGGCGAACTGGGCGAGCTGATCAGCTTCCAGGGCGAGTTCAGCGAAGATTTCATGGCCGACCCCGCGTCGCCGTGGTCGTGGCGCTGCGAGGTGAACCATGCCGGCGGTGCCCTGGCGGACCTGGGCAGCCACTTGCTGTCGATGGCCCGTCACCTGATGGGCGATGTACTCAGCGTGTGCGCCGATACCCAGACCGTGCATGCCCAGCGCCCTGTAAGCCAAGGCAGCGCCGAGCGCACCGCCATCGCGGTGGACGACCAGGTGCACGCCCTGTTGCGGTTCGCCAACGGCGCGCGCGGCACGGTGAGCAGCAGTTGGCTCAAGCACGGCTACAAGAACCACCTGAGTTTCGTGATCAGCGGCACCCAGGGCACCCTGGCGTTCGATCAGGAACGCTTGAACGAACTGCGCCTGTGCCGCGCCGGCCAGGACGGTTTCCAACGCCTGTTGGCCGGCCCCGCCCTGCCCGGCTACGCGGCGTTCAGCCCGGCAGCGGGGCATCAGTTGGGCTACAACGAATTGAAGACGCTGGAAGTGCAGGAGTTGATCATGGCCGTGGCCGGCCAGGGCGCGGACGGCAGCGATTTTGAAGCGGCGTGGGAAGTGGAGCAGCTAGCGACGGCGATCCGCCTAGCCGCCCGAGAAGAACGCTGGGTCAAGCCACAAGACCTCTGA
- a CDS encoding WD40/YVTN/BNR-like repeat-containing protein, with amino-acid sequence MGWVVCRPRAARRVALLAAALSLLAGVALSTPVLAASDTAAQPVFAIESPKAAKGLMIDVVHAGARLVAVGDRGHILYSDDQGRTWTQAKVPTRQLLTAVFFVDDKHGWAVGHDAQILASTDGGATWTQQYQDLKREAPLLDVWFNDANHGLAVGAYGALIETTDGGITWEDVSDRLDNEDQFHLNAIAHIKDAGLFIVGEQGSMFRSSDDGQTWEKLQGPYEGSLFGVISTAQPQTLLAYGLRGNLYRSTDFGTTWEQVELKAARGALEFGLSGATLLDDGSLVVVGNGGSVVVSHDDGQTFSVFNRPDRISLSAVTAAGNGNLILVGQGGVRVATPTGAEPTKQ; translated from the coding sequence ATGGGTTGGGTTGTTTGCCGCCCACGCGCCGCACGCAGGGTTGCGTTGCTGGCCGCAGCGCTCTCGCTGTTGGCAGGTGTCGCGTTGTCGACTCCCGTGCTGGCAGCCAGCGATACCGCCGCGCAGCCGGTGTTTGCAATTGAGTCCCCCAAGGCCGCCAAAGGCCTGATGATCGATGTGGTCCACGCCGGCGCTCGCCTGGTGGCGGTCGGTGATCGCGGGCATATCCTCTATTCCGATGACCAGGGCCGCACCTGGACCCAAGCCAAAGTCCCCACCCGCCAGTTGCTCACGGCGGTGTTCTTCGTCGATGACAAACACGGCTGGGCCGTGGGCCACGACGCGCAAATCCTCGCCAGCACCGATGGCGGCGCGACCTGGACCCAGCAATACCAGGACCTCAAGCGCGAAGCGCCGTTGCTCGATGTGTGGTTCAACGATGCCAATCACGGCCTGGCCGTCGGCGCCTATGGTGCGTTGATCGAAACCACCGACGGCGGCATCACCTGGGAAGACGTCAGCGACCGCCTCGACAACGAAGACCAGTTCCACCTCAACGCCATCGCCCACATCAAGGATGCCGGCCTGTTCATCGTCGGTGAGCAGGGCAGCATGTTCCGCTCCAGCGACGACGGCCAGACCTGGGAAAAACTCCAGGGCCCCTACGAGGGTTCGCTGTTCGGTGTCATCAGCACCGCCCAGCCGCAGACCCTGCTCGCCTATGGCCTGCGCGGCAATCTTTACCGCTCCACGGATTTCGGCACTACCTGGGAGCAGGTTGAACTGAAGGCCGCCCGTGGCGCCCTGGAGTTCGGCCTGTCGGGCGCGACCTTGCTCGATGACGGTTCGCTGGTGGTGGTCGGCAACGGCGGCAGCGTGGTGGTCAGCCACGACGACGGCCAGACCTTCAGCGTGTTCAATCGCCCGGACCGCATTTCACTCTCGGCGGTGACCGCGGCGGGCAACGGCAACTTGATTCTGGTCGGGCAGGGTGGTGTTCGTGTTGCCACGCCAACCGGCGCCGAACCGACAAAACAATAA